Below is a window of Fibrobacter sp. UWB11 DNA.
AAAAAGATAGGAGCCCGCATCAACCGCGCTATATTTTACAACATCGACAAGCCACCTAAACGAGAAGTAAAAGCCAAGCTTTAGCGAATTGCCTTGACGAAGAAGATGTGCAAAAGAAACGAGTATCGCCGCAGCAGTTCCAATAAACGAGCCAAGTCCAATTCCCGCAATACCGATAAATTTTACAAGAACAATTGAGCAGACGATGTTCCCTACAATCTGCACGATTCCTGAAACCATTGACAATGTTTCATCGCCATCGGCAAGGACCATCACATACATCAGAGTATAAAGCGGCAACAGTAAAAAAGTAAACTTGTACCAAAAGAAATAATCCTTTGCCGCACCGAAAACAATTGAAGACGGTTCATAAAAGCGAAGATAAGCATCCCCGATTACCATAAAGGTGACAAACAGAATTACTCCCATCAAGAGAGACATGAATAATCCAAACGCAAAACAACGATCGGCCTTTTTCTTGTCAAACTCTCCCATGGCCCGGTTATAAATAATGGGAACACCCAAGGCAACCAGACATCCCCAAAAACCAGCCAACGAATAAGCTGGGACAACTAGGCAAATGGCAGCAACGGCATCTTCACCGAGCATTACACCAGCAATCATCGAGTCTGAAAGGGTCAGCACCGTAATAACGAGTTGACCAATTGTACTCGATAGCAAGAGCGAAAAAAACTTTCTTGAAAGAAATGTCTTGAACATTGCTTCTGTTACAAAATTCCAAACGCCACATCTAGCCCGGTCGCTTCGAGAACGTCCTTAAAATTCGGGCCCACATTTTCTAGTCGCATATTGCCCTGATTCTTTTTCAAAGTCTTGAAAGAAGAAAGCAACACGCGGATTCCTGCCGACGAAACAAAGTCGCACTCCTTGAAATCAAAAACAAGGGACTTTATCTTTTCGAGATGCGGAGCAAGGTATGTCGAAAGCTCTGGAGCCGTCACCGCATTCAACTCCCCCGAAAGTTCTACTTTCAATTCATCGCCATTTAAGTTTGACCTGATTTCCATTACATCTCCTTCAGTAGTTTTTCACAATTTTGAACGAATATCTCGGCAAATTTTTCCATGCTTTCTGGTTTATACAACGCTCCGTTGTAGTCAAAAAGAGCCTCGAATTCTTCAGGACTGTCAATAATTTCTAAATCCAGAGGACTTTCGCAGGCTGTAGGATACTTATCCGAAAAGATTCCCTCCACACCACTTATAATTTCATCTATAACACGATAATCATAAACATCGTTTTGGAATATGACCGTTGCAGCCCCGTTTTTTCGCATAAACCATTCGTCCAAGCAATACGAAAGGCTCGCATGATTTATCCCTTCTTCAATCTGTTTTTGTGCATTTTCCAAATACACGCGAGGGCTTTTTTCTTTTTCCATCGAAAAAGCAATAGGAATCTCGCGAATAAAAACACCTACCGAATTCATGGATTCTACATCGTTCCTGCCGTTCCAAACCCAACCGAACCGGACTAATTTGGAATTGTTGTACTGGCAAACCGACAACGCAAAAGCGGCACAATAAAACGCATTCTCTCCTATTTTTATTTTTTCGCAGAATTCTTTCACTTCATTTTTTGAGAACGGAAAGGGCTTTGTGACTTGACCATCTACATTTTCTTTCAAATCAAAATCAACCCTTGGAATGGCGTCATAATTCTCTTTTCTATAGCGGGATATAAAGAATTCCCTATCTTCTTCAAATGTCATTGAGTTTCTTAGTTCGTAATCCTTTTGAAGAAGCGGATAAAAATAATCCTTGGAGGGTTCATCTCCATGGTAAACACGGGAGAGATCTTTCAAAAAATGCTGTAACGAAAGACCATCACAAACAGTATGATAAACACATAAAAGAAGAAATTTTTCGTTTTTTGAACGGACAAGGCGACATCTGAAAAGTGGAGAGCCGTCTAAATTGAACGGGCG
It encodes the following:
- a CDS encoding STAS domain-containing protein, translated to MEIRSNLNGDELKVELSGELNAVTAPELSTYLAPHLEKIKSLVFDFKECDFVSSAGIRVLLSSFKTLKKNQGNMRLENVGPNFKDVLEATGLDVAFGIL